In the Desulfovibrio sp. genome, one interval contains:
- a CDS encoding glycosyltransferase family 4 protein encodes MKPLHRIRFFLTQYAPCLLPLAHFLLNAARLAPFKVQGVPAINSKSYAEKLRDIINTARHAPEQTSTHLLLYTGTLCSGGAERQWCYLANELASRGYRVTLLVDVITGECGHYVPLIHDNVQLMGLDTMKVSLNTALTCTAQEFPYPLCATLLAILYLRPTHVLCQLDQTNIIGTTAALLTGTQKVLMSFRSVNPSHFPYIYSEWLLPQYKELIASPRVVLTGNSRAGCDDYAQWLGIDSSRVTTIRNAVSIPEVPLPQRRQAIRQSLGIEPGKKIILGVFRWTKEKNFHLFLEIVRDLHARFPDLLVLHAGQGPYEHEVRHALKRHGLQNVVRLLGRREDVVDLMHCADLLLLTSNNEGLPNVVLEAQAAALPVVATRVGGIPEAVQDGKTALLAPRGDKETLMAHCAELLDNAALRQSMGQAGREFIQKKFSHAAMGDKMLDLIGLPHKSENPATHDLSSLAAELPIAEAIAWVGLKKYFSEHHEPVVCFSRHFSSKENSILPDGSVRVCPQQIADADKNTINFDWHIASDWTSLKNSIPHCRTAVFLDNACCEAKIRNGLNQCGFEHILFHDQGNLYLIPTVHPSLFRRLWMLARSSFRRRA; translated from the coding sequence ATGAAGCCATTGCACCGTATTCGTTTTTTTCTGACGCAATACGCTCCGTGTTTACTCCCACTGGCACATTTCCTCTTGAATGCTGCGCGCCTTGCACCATTCAAGGTGCAAGGCGTTCCAGCTATAAACAGTAAGAGCTATGCCGAAAAATTGCGTGACATCATAAATACGGCAAGACATGCTCCAGAGCAAACCTCAACGCATCTCTTACTATATACGGGAACTCTCTGCAGTGGGGGCGCTGAACGTCAATGGTGTTATCTTGCCAATGAATTGGCTTCGCGAGGATATAGAGTAACCCTTCTGGTGGACGTAATCACTGGAGAGTGCGGGCATTATGTGCCGCTGATACATGACAACGTGCAACTGATGGGCCTGGATACCATGAAGGTATCTTTAAACACCGCCTTAACTTGCACCGCGCAAGAGTTTCCCTATCCTTTGTGTGCAACTCTCCTAGCTATTCTATATCTGCGCCCAACCCATGTGCTCTGCCAACTGGATCAAACAAATATCATTGGAACCACTGCTGCACTCCTGACAGGGACGCAAAAGGTACTGATGTCCTTCAGAAGCGTAAATCCATCACATTTTCCCTATATCTATTCAGAATGGTTGCTTCCGCAGTATAAGGAACTCATTGCCTCACCCCGTGTGGTTTTGACCGGCAACTCCAGGGCTGGTTGCGACGATTATGCACAATGGCTTGGCATTGACAGCAGTCGCGTTACTACTATCCGCAACGCAGTCAGTATTCCTGAAGTACCACTTCCACAACGCAGACAGGCCATACGCCAAAGTCTGGGCATTGAGCCAGGGAAAAAGATTATTCTTGGAGTTTTTCGCTGGACCAAGGAAAAAAATTTCCATCTGTTTCTGGAAATAGTACGCGACCTGCACGCCAGATTTCCAGATTTACTAGTGCTACACGCAGGGCAGGGACCATATGAGCATGAAGTTCGCCATGCTCTGAAACGCCATGGCCTTCAAAATGTCGTGCGCCTTCTGGGGCGGCGGGAAGACGTGGTGGATCTGATGCATTGTGCAGACTTACTCTTGCTTACCTCAAATAACGAAGGCCTGCCCAATGTTGTGCTGGAGGCGCAAGCCGCCGCGCTGCCCGTGGTGGCCACCAGGGTTGGCGGAATTCCAGAAGCCGTTCAGGATGGTAAAACAGCCTTGCTTGCTCCCAGAGGAGACAAGGAGACCCTGATGGCCCACTGTGCAGAATTGTTGGATAACGCTGCGCTGCGCCAGAGCATGGGACAAGCCGGACGAGAATTTATCCAAAAAAAATTCAGCCATGCAGCTATGGGTGACAAGATGTTGGACCTCATAGGCCTGCCACACAAATCCGAAAACCCAGCAACGCACGACCTGTCCTCTCTGGCTGCCGAACTTCCCATTGCAGAAGCAATTGCCTGGGTTGGCCTGAAAAAATATTTTTCAGAGCACCATGAGCCTGTCGTTTGTTTTTCAAGACATTTTTCTTCAAAAGAAAACTCCATTCTCCCTGACGGCTCGGTGAGGGTATGCCCCCAACAAATTGCAGATGCAGACAAGAACACTATCAACTTTGATTGGCACATTGCCAGTGATTGGACCTCGTTAAAAAACAGCATTCCGCACTGTCGCACAGCAGTTTTTCTTGACAACGCGTGCTGCGAAGCAAAAATCCGCAACGGTCTCAATCAGTGTGGCTTTGAACACATTCTGTTTCATGACCAAGGGAATTTATACCTCATACCAACAGTGCACCCTTCCCTGTTTCGCCGGTTGTGGATGTTGGCGCGTTCGTCATTTCGACGGAGAGCCTGA
- a CDS encoding class I SAM-dependent methyltransferase, whose translation MSERFGFGKNWKNFVEKHFSEERATAASKNLLHSLQLQQLHGMSFLDIGCGSGLHSLAAWRAGARSVYSFDYDTNSVETTKALWQMAGQPENWIVRQGSVLDTDFMRGLEKFDIVYSWGVLHHTGDMWTAIRNAALPLADNGVFFVALYSDTSYRDASWHNAPTPEQWLHIKQIYNAASPARKRYMEYGYVWRTFLAPMRRNPLKLAKAGIRLARDILSYKQARGMEFWTDIRDWMGGWPMEFVKEQDYVRLCTEELGLEPLWINSGEGNTEFLFRPKGAHNYWDVILSGRQFFPLPEPFNHEAGQMYSSKLFHLKNKSNNEQAARGSTLTLFEDGVPLGYRHAQQIGIEKSGSGRYLHWEDAVYFSSSDLSDPRHNGRKYTYCLEP comes from the coding sequence ATGTCTGAACGTTTTGGATTTGGTAAAAACTGGAAAAATTTTGTCGAAAAACATTTTTCTGAAGAGCGTGCGACAGCTGCCTCTAAAAATTTATTACATTCGCTACAACTACAACAACTGCACGGCATGAGCTTTCTGGACATTGGGTGCGGTAGTGGCTTGCACTCTTTGGCTGCATGGCGAGCAGGTGCCCGCAGCGTTTACAGTTTTGACTATGATACAAACTCGGTGGAAACCACAAAGGCTCTATGGCAAATGGCCGGCCAGCCAGAAAACTGGATAGTGAGGCAGGGGTCGGTGCTGGACACTGACTTTATGCGCGGACTTGAAAAATTCGATATTGTCTATTCTTGGGGAGTACTTCACCACACCGGCGACATGTGGACAGCGATACGCAATGCAGCATTGCCACTCGCTGATAATGGCGTTTTTTTTGTGGCCTTGTATAGCGATACCAGCTACCGAGACGCTTCTTGGCATAATGCCCCAACCCCAGAACAGTGGCTTCATATCAAGCAAATCTATAATGCGGCTTCCCCCGCACGCAAACGGTATATGGAATATGGGTATGTATGGCGTACGTTTTTAGCACCTATGCGCCGCAACCCACTTAAATTAGCGAAAGCAGGAATACGCCTTGCGCGCGATATCCTCTCCTACAAGCAAGCTAGGGGTATGGAATTCTGGACAGATATCCGGGATTGGATGGGCGGATGGCCAATGGAATTTGTCAAAGAGCAGGATTATGTTCGTCTATGCACCGAGGAGCTCGGGCTTGAGCCTTTGTGGATCAACTCTGGCGAAGGTAACACAGAATTTCTCTTTCGGCCCAAAGGCGCCCATAATTATTGGGATGTCATACTCTCAGGCCGACAGTTTTTCCCCCTTCCCGAGCCTTTCAACCATGAGGCCGGGCAAATGTATAGCAGTAAGCTTTTCCACCTGAAGAACAAAAGCAACAACGAGCAGGCAGCTCGAGGTTCAACGTTAACACTATTCGAAGATGGCGTCCCTCTTGGGTATCGCCATGCGCAACAAATTGGCATCGAAAAGAGTGGATCGGGAAGATACCTGCATTGGGAAGATGCCGTGTATTTTTCCAGCTCAGACTTGAGCGACCCTCGTCATAATGGCCGAAAGTATACCTATTGCTTGGAGCCATAG
- the wecB gene encoding UDP-N-acetylglucosamine 2-epimerase (non-hydrolyzing): MHIHIVVAARPNFMKAAPLWRALSKQSWADISLIHTGQHYDYAMSDVFFAELGLPTPHINLGIAGTTHGQQTGRVLEAYERVLLSERPDLVIVCGDVNATPAAALAAVKLGIRTAHLEAGLRSFDRSMPEEINRIVTDSICDILWTPSSDADKNLLNEGVAKDKIHKIGNIMIDTLTLLRPCIEKTSLPADLDIANKPYALVTLHRPSNVDSQTTLKELCDALLKCATQKNLVFPLHPRTRNRLEQFGLFSKILSCPSIKVTAPLPYCTFMRLLFGADAVVTDSGGVQEETSFLGIPCLTLRENTERPITITSGTNQLLNAALLPEVLASTRRPPVAPSIPLWDGCAAQRALKTIQSLL; this comes from the coding sequence TCCATATTGTTGTTGCTGCTCGCCCAAACTTTATGAAGGCCGCCCCATTATGGCGCGCACTTAGCAAACAGAGCTGGGCTGATATATCGCTCATTCATACCGGGCAACACTATGATTATGCCATGTCTGATGTCTTCTTTGCAGAGTTGGGGCTCCCCACTCCGCACATCAATTTGGGCATAGCTGGCACAACACATGGACAGCAGACGGGACGCGTGCTCGAGGCGTATGAACGCGTATTGCTCTCAGAACGGCCAGACCTGGTAATCGTTTGCGGCGATGTTAATGCAACCCCGGCAGCGGCCTTGGCCGCAGTTAAGCTTGGCATCCGCACCGCACACCTGGAGGCTGGTCTACGATCTTTTGACCGCTCCATGCCTGAAGAAATTAATCGTATTGTCACAGACAGTATCTGCGACATTCTTTGGACTCCATCATCTGACGCAGACAAAAACCTTCTTAATGAGGGAGTTGCAAAGGATAAGATACATAAAATTGGCAATATAATGATTGACACCCTAACATTGCTGCGCCCCTGCATAGAAAAAACATCCTTGCCTGCTGACTTGGATATAGCAAACAAGCCATATGCTCTTGTTACACTGCACCGCCCCTCCAATGTCGATAGCCAAACAACGTTGAAAGAGCTTTGTGATGCCCTGCTTAAATGCGCCACGCAAAAAAATCTTGTCTTTCCATTGCACCCCAGAACGCGCAATCGACTGGAGCAGTTCGGCTTATTTTCAAAAATTCTTTCCTGTCCCTCCATTAAAGTAACTGCGCCTCTGCCGTATTGCACGTTCATGCGGCTACTGTTTGGAGCTGATGCCGTAGTTACCGATTCTGGCGGCGTTCAGGAGGAAACCAGCTTTTTGGGGATACCCTGCCTTACATTACGTGAGAATACTGAACGGCCCATAACGATTACCTCTGGCACAAACCAGCTATTGAACGCGGCCTTACTGCCAGAAGTGCTTGCAAGCACCCGGCGCCCCCCGGTTGCCCCCTCAATTCCTCTATGGGATGGTTGTGCAGCACAGCGAGCACTAAAAACCATTCAATCTTTGTTGTAA
- a CDS encoding glycosyltransferase produces MPRVSVVIPCYNQGHYLQEAIQSVLNQDYDDMEIIIVNDGSTDIATLEVLQTYTLPHIHVLHTDNQGLSSARNNGIAMARGQYILPLDADDAIAKDYVRRAVAELDANPQVGIVYGEAEFMGAASGRWNLPPASLRRMLTRNVIFHAAFFRKMHWEMVGGYKTNMRYGLEDWDFWVSLLEQGGAVTRLDGLVYFYRIAEVSMTTQLRAKLSHSLYSYTRLMLNHKKLYMQHPLQLAKLLAIVLRNCIYHTIGYKVQR; encoded by the coding sequence ATGCCACGCGTCAGCGTTGTCATCCCGTGCTATAATCAAGGGCACTATCTTCAAGAGGCGATACAATCTGTATTGAATCAGGACTATGATGACATGGAGATCATCATAGTCAATGATGGTTCCACAGACATCGCAACTCTCGAGGTGTTACAGACATATACCTTGCCCCACATTCATGTGCTGCATACCGACAATCAGGGCCTGAGCAGCGCACGCAATAACGGCATCGCCATGGCGCGGGGACAATACATACTGCCCCTCGACGCCGATGATGCCATTGCAAAAGATTATGTACGGCGGGCGGTTGCAGAGCTTGACGCAAATCCGCAAGTAGGCATTGTCTATGGGGAAGCTGAATTTATGGGAGCGGCAAGCGGACGTTGGAACTTACCGCCTGCTTCTTTGCGACGCATGTTGACGCGCAATGTGATTTTTCATGCGGCATTCTTTCGGAAAATGCACTGGGAAATGGTTGGCGGGTATAAAACCAACATGCGTTATGGCCTTGAAGACTGGGATTTCTGGGTTTCCTTGCTTGAGCAGGGGGGGGCAGTAACGCGCCTTGACGGACTTGTTTATTTTTATCGTATTGCAGAAGTCTCCATGACAACACAGCTGCGCGCGAAGCTGTCGCATTCTCTTTATAGCTATACAAGACTGATGCTCAACCATAAAAAACTATACATGCAACACCCGTTGCAGCTTGCAAAGCTTCTGGCCATAGTTTTGCGAAATTGTATATACCACACCATAGGCTACAAGGTACAGCGATGA
- a CDS encoding glycosyltransferase → MDVGAFVISTESLMEPIIDVLMPAYNGARFLASMLDSILEQKGAAVRLHVRDDGSSDATPMILERYARQHARIQTQCGPRLGVVGNVNALMTHSSQGESAYFALADQDDIWFANKLEQQYCLMCRLEQQHGKECPILLYSDAHCIDENGRTVTPSFLHQMGIPRGWGQTLRQSLVMSPALGCTCMGNAALRRLALPLPQGENIFMHDWWLLLVACCFGVARCMPEPLVAYRQHSANVLGIPKKRGLRQMLLDSQKNAQRTQEQAAEFFKRYADRMDTAQREIVQGWAQMPYAPRIHRLWRCWRSGFGKPGMRWLTT, encoded by the coding sequence GTGGATGTTGGCGCGTTCGTCATTTCGACGGAGAGCCTGATGGAACCCATCATTGACGTGCTCATGCCAGCATACAATGGCGCGCGCTTTTTGGCCTCTATGCTGGATTCAATACTGGAACAAAAGGGGGCTGCTGTTCGACTGCACGTGAGAGATGATGGCTCTTCCGACGCAACCCCAATGATTCTAGAGCGGTACGCGCGTCAACATGCTCGCATACAAACGCAGTGCGGGCCACGACTAGGTGTTGTGGGCAATGTTAACGCCCTCATGACGCATTCCAGCCAAGGCGAAAGCGCATATTTTGCCTTGGCGGATCAGGATGACATCTGGTTTGCAAACAAGCTTGAGCAGCAATACTGCCTCATGTGTCGCCTTGAACAGCAACACGGAAAGGAATGCCCCATACTGCTGTATTCTGACGCGCACTGCATAGATGAAAATGGACGAACGGTTACTCCATCTTTTTTGCATCAAATGGGCATCCCGCGTGGATGGGGGCAAACATTGCGGCAATCACTAGTCATGTCACCCGCTTTGGGCTGCACATGTATGGGCAACGCGGCATTACGCCGCCTAGCCCTTCCCCTGCCGCAAGGCGAAAACATTTTTATGCATGACTGGTGGCTGCTGCTTGTCGCCTGCTGTTTTGGCGTGGCTCGCTGCATGCCAGAGCCGCTTGTGGCTTACCGACAGCACAGCGCCAATGTGCTTGGCATCCCAAAAAAACGAGGTCTGCGGCAAATGCTGCTGGACAGCCAGAAAAATGCACAGCGCACGCAAGAACAGGCTGCGGAATTTTTTAAACGATATGCGGACAGGATGGACACGGCGCAACGGGAAATTGTTCAAGGTTGGGCACAGATGCCCTATGCCCCGCGCATACATCGTTTATGGCGATGCTGGCGCTCTGGCTTTGGCAAACCGGGAATGCGCTGGTTAACAACATAA
- a CDS encoding glycosyltransferase, which yields MNKHLLAISWAMPPILSPRSIQVARLVASLQKYDWDTSFVCADPPESDTLFYKMDESFAARYAKHYALQKVSYSSTSTCLEDRWVQRATNAAIKTMGERTFDAFITFAQPFSDHLVGINLKKRFPGLPWVAHFSDPWVDNPYLEPLCQDFVAEHLTIALADAVIFTTDRTLRLVMKKYPESWRSKCHVLPHGFEGECTPARIRPPKQDMLLVHTGNLYGRRIPFALLDALAQLRSEGICCRARFVGEAQKSFFQHIQDLRLENLVQCATTVSSNQLTAYYNDADILLACDAPASESVFLPSKLLDYMTLGLPILALTPENGSSADFLREVGGIIAPPDDASAIASVLRSCNEHAKTGTLHSLAPREAAALKYSITNAASSMNAILCNTTAQPASSLPHYCSKLHETMVTLEEELVHLRSSVASYREMVADLPSECLAALRENSFISRVFKKLLRIYAAYIKNES from the coding sequence ATGAACAAACATTTGTTAGCCATAAGTTGGGCTATGCCACCCATTCTGTCACCAAGATCAATACAGGTTGCCCGTCTTGTCGCATCCCTGCAAAAATATGACTGGGACACTTCTTTTGTCTGTGCAGATCCCCCTGAAAGCGACACTCTATTTTACAAAATGGACGAGTCTTTTGCTGCGCGTTATGCCAAGCATTATGCATTGCAAAAAGTATCATACTCCAGCACAAGCACATGCCTTGAAGACCGCTGGGTGCAAAGGGCAACAAACGCCGCTATCAAGACAATGGGAGAGCGCACGTTTGACGCTTTTATCACGTTTGCGCAGCCCTTCTCAGACCATCTTGTAGGCATCAACCTTAAAAAGAGGTTTCCAGGCCTACCCTGGGTTGCGCACTTTAGCGACCCGTGGGTGGACAACCCCTATTTAGAACCCTTGTGTCAGGATTTTGTTGCGGAACACCTGACGATAGCACTTGCAGATGCGGTTATTTTTACCACGGACAGAACTCTACGCCTTGTGATGAAAAAATACCCTGAGTCATGGCGCAGTAAATGCCATGTACTGCCGCATGGGTTTGAAGGGGAATGCACTCCTGCAAGGATACGTCCCCCCAAACAGGATATGCTTCTGGTGCATACAGGCAATCTGTACGGGAGGCGCATTCCTTTTGCCCTGCTGGATGCGCTGGCACAATTGCGCAGTGAAGGAATATGCTGCCGGGCACGTTTTGTGGGGGAGGCGCAGAAATCCTTCTTTCAACATATTCAAGATCTGCGCCTTGAAAACCTGGTGCAGTGTGCCACCACGGTGTCTTCCAATCAGTTGACGGCATATTATAACGATGCAGACATTCTGCTTGCTTGCGATGCCCCAGCTTCGGAAAGTGTTTTTTTGCCCAGTAAACTTCTGGACTACATGACATTGGGGCTACCCATTCTAGCACTCACCCCCGAAAACGGCTCATCTGCAGATTTCCTTAGGGAAGTCGGTGGAATAATAGCTCCTCCAGATGATGCATCGGCTATAGCTAGCGTGCTTCGATCTTGCAACGAGCATGCAAAAACGGGAACGCTGCATAGCCTTGCCCCACGCGAAGCCGCAGCACTAAAATACTCCATCACAAATGCGGCCAGTAGTATGAATGCCATTCTTTGCAATACCACAGCTCAGCCTGCGTCTTCATTGCCGCACTATTGCAGCAAATTGCACGAAACGATGGTGACACTTGAGGAGGAACTTGTTCATCTGCGTTCCAGTGTTGCAAGCTACCGAGAAATGGTAGCTGATTTGCCAAGCGAATGCTTGGCAGCGCTTCGCGAAAATTCATTTATTTCCAGAGTGTTCAAAAAATTACTTCGTATCTATGCTGCTTATATAAAAAATGAAAGTTAG
- a CDS encoding polysaccharide deacetylase family protein, which yields MLQSFLNFFRKPAESHPWQGYAEHMKRLGITQTSLFLSFDCDTDLDAEATLSLLPLLEQRGIKASFAVPGTQLLRQKQAYTEVASRGYEFFNHGLRPHTEWDGQKYVGRTFYNELTPQEVENDIREADTTLREVLGITPHGFRAPHFGCYREPDQVAFMHAVCADLGYTYASTTIPAYALEHGPAFISQNIVELPLLGSWNNPTSILDSWTYLADRVHYRLSEEYFTLFNETIAASTKHRVPLLLSLYVDPAHVLGQAPFMRMLDMVRELRIPSYTGKECAQFFRGRLEGTCAA from the coding sequence ATGCTACAGTCTTTTTTAAATTTCTTTCGCAAGCCCGCAGAAAGTCATCCCTGGCAGGGGTATGCGGAACATATGAAACGGCTTGGTATTACTCAAACTTCCCTATTTCTCTCATTCGACTGCGATACAGACCTGGATGCTGAAGCGACTTTATCTTTGCTGCCGTTGTTAGAGCAACGTGGGATCAAGGCATCTTTTGCCGTGCCTGGCACACAACTTTTACGCCAAAAACAAGCGTACACAGAAGTTGCTTCACGAGGGTATGAATTCTTCAATCATGGGTTGCGGCCCCACACCGAATGGGATGGTCAAAAGTATGTTGGCCGTACCTTTTATAACGAACTGACACCCCAAGAAGTAGAAAACGATATTCGCGAGGCAGATACCACATTGCGGGAGGTGCTTGGCATTACACCCCACGGGTTTCGCGCTCCACATTTTGGCTGTTACCGTGAGCCGGATCAGGTTGCATTTATGCATGCCGTATGCGCTGATCTTGGCTATACATACGCATCAACTACGATCCCAGCGTACGCGTTGGAGCACGGCCCAGCCTTTATTTCGCAAAACATTGTGGAACTCCCCTTACTGGGCTCATGGAATAATCCAACATCCATACTGGATTCGTGGACCTATCTTGCAGATCGCGTTCACTACCGACTGTCGGAAGAATACTTTACCCTTTTCAATGAAACGATAGCTGCATCCACAAAGCACCGCGTACCATTGTTGCTTTCATTGTATGTTGACCCTGCCCATGTATTGGGGCAGGCCCCCTTTATGCGCATGCTTGATATGGTTCGTGAATTGCGTATTCCGAGTTACACAGGCAAAGAGTGCGCACAATTCTTTCGTGGCAGGCTGGAAGGGACATGTGCGGCATAG
- the asnB gene encoding asparagine synthase (glutamine-hydrolyzing) — MCGIAGWYGWTISPDERHSRLQKMCNTLHHRGPDDSGYFVHDHVGLGMRRLTILDREGGRQPMASHDNMHVLVCNGEIYNHQELRQQLITLGHSFSSTHSDTEVLLAMWRQYGTSALKQCNGMFAAAIWNAQNESLHLVRDRLGVKPLYYYYDGKQLIFASEIKAILASQAFTPEVNERAIWDYMTFRYVPGPHTIWKNVYKLPPAHYLVFKQGMAEPLVQRWWDIPYTNPPRSLSLQQAALEGEALLEDAVNLRMLADVPVGIMLSGGLDSSVTAALAARRWGKGIKTFSVAFADPQAIDERPFAREVAAHLGTDHHEIVLSQQQFLEALDSFVYATDEPLADLASIPLQHVCALARDHVTVVLSGEGSDEVLAGYNFEENVRQWELSRKRTGIGQILDRLWPRPAPDMRTWDTPLSMTNYYTSADKAAMFHKKATWPDSFDPSKHDLQRLGDQHTLDQALYLYCQGWLTEDLLMKADRMSMLHSLELRTPFLDYRFVEWAAQIPPHFKAGQDCNGVWTSKLVLRKMAEHLLPASIITRPKQGFPVPVYEWLAGPLKNFAHDMLAGEATRLRQWFTPEALSNLLRAATQNGASWLEQHRLWNCIILELWARRWGI, encoded by the coding sequence ATGTGCGGCATAGCGGGCTGGTATGGCTGGACAATCTCGCCCGATGAGCGACACAGCCGACTGCAAAAGATGTGCAATACTTTGCACCATCGCGGTCCAGATGACAGTGGTTATTTTGTGCATGATCATGTCGGGCTGGGGATGCGGCGGCTGACAATTCTCGACAGAGAAGGCGGGCGTCAGCCCATGGCCAGCCATGACAACATGCACGTGCTCGTTTGTAATGGCGAAATTTATAATCATCAGGAATTGCGCCAACAACTGATCACCCTTGGGCACTCATTTTCCAGCACCCACTCTGATACGGAAGTGTTGCTCGCCATGTGGCGGCAATACGGAACCAGCGCGCTTAAACAGTGCAATGGCATGTTTGCGGCCGCCATCTGGAATGCGCAAAATGAAAGCCTGCATCTGGTCCGTGACCGCCTTGGCGTAAAGCCCTTATACTATTATTATGATGGCAAGCAGCTGATATTTGCTTCTGAAATAAAGGCAATTCTTGCATCGCAGGCATTTACCCCCGAGGTCAATGAACGAGCCATTTGGGACTATATGACATTTCGGTATGTTCCTGGACCTCATACTATTTGGAAAAATGTATATAAACTCCCACCGGCACATTATCTTGTTTTTAAGCAGGGAATGGCAGAGCCATTGGTACAACGTTGGTGGGATATTCCTTATACCAACCCGCCCCGATCCCTTTCATTGCAGCAGGCTGCCTTGGAAGGAGAAGCATTGCTGGAGGATGCTGTTAATTTGCGAATGTTAGCCGACGTCCCTGTTGGCATTATGCTCAGCGGGGGCTTGGACAGTTCTGTAACCGCCGCGCTGGCGGCCCGTCGTTGGGGAAAAGGCATAAAAACCTTTTCAGTTGCGTTTGCTGATCCGCAGGCCATCGACGAGCGGCCTTTCGCCAGGGAAGTGGCCGCACACCTTGGCACAGATCACCATGAAATAGTCTTGAGTCAGCAGCAGTTTTTGGAAGCTCTGGACTCGTTTGTCTACGCTACGGACGAACCACTGGCAGATCTCGCTTCCATCCCCCTTCAGCATGTGTGCGCTCTGGCGCGAGACCATGTCACAGTAGTGCTTTCGGGAGAAGGAAGTGATGAGGTGCTGGCCGGGTACAACTTTGAAGAAAATGTGCGCCAGTGGGAACTCTCGCGTAAACGCACCGGGATTGGACAAATTTTAGACAGGCTTTGGCCGCGACCGGCGCCTGACATGCGCACCTGGGATACCCCACTTTCCATGACCAACTACTATACCTCTGCGGACAAGGCCGCCATGTTTCACAAAAAAGCAACATGGCCAGACAGTTTTGATCCTTCAAAACATGATTTACAGCGCCTGGGCGATCAGCACACGCTGGATCAGGCTCTGTATCTCTATTGCCAGGGGTGGCTCACAGAAGACCTGCTGATGAAAGCAGATCGGATGAGCATGCTGCACTCTCTGGAGCTGCGTACTCCCTTCCTTGATTACCGTTTTGTGGAGTGGGCCGCGCAAATCCCCCCACACTTCAAAGCAGGGCAAGACTGCAATGGGGTGTGGACCAGCAAACTCGTCCTGAGAAAAATGGCAGAACATCTTTTGCCTGCATCCATTATCACGCGCCCCAAGCAAGGTTTCCCAGTGCCTGTATATGAATGGCTGGCAGGCCCCCTAAAAAACTTTGCTCACGATATGCTGGCTGGAGAGGCCACGCGCTTGCGGCAATGGTTTACGCCAGAGGCTCTCTCTAACCTGCTGCGCGCGGCCACGCAAAACGGAGCATCATGGCTGGAGCAGCACCGCCTTTGGAATTGCATCATTCTGGAGCTTTGGGCGCGGAGATGGGGCATATGA